In Rutidosis leptorrhynchoides isolate AG116_Rl617_1_P2 chromosome 2, CSIRO_AGI_Rlap_v1, whole genome shotgun sequence, one genomic interval encodes:
- the LOC139887744 gene encoding F-box protein CPR1-like encodes MDDDVVAKILVRLDVEDVVRCKSVCKSWYNLISSNDFVNAHLKRSYNNNREHGYKRIRLLKLRDYMMIGSCNGLICISLKFVELLVTNPSTREVRKLPMPPYNYRGKVCWGFGYDSCTDDYKVVVGFEESKHHMRFQVLSLKSNQWKSLKPTKWKFVEDRDHINYNTNTYDCTGFLYNGALHWFMDDDTKKKKKKKVILSFDLSLEKFKEIPLPNDRKYVYDGRNIIGVFEERLCICISKWYDCFASYDLQTWVMKSCNGWHTIWVMKNDNCWERLPRDYEGNKYGSVTPAYKLDFIQDNTWHLCNDKKGKIDLSLKSWYHIAFPIFVKSLVSPLEKKKKKKKE; translated from the coding sequence ATGGATGATGATGTGGTTGCAAAGATACTTGTAAGATTGGATGTAGAAGATGTTGTTCGATGCAAGAGTGTTTGTAAGTCATGGTATAATTTAATATCATCTAATGATTTTGTTAATGCTCATCTTAAACGTAGCTACAATAACAATCGTGAACATGGATATAAAAGAATCCGATTACTTAAATTGCGTGATTATATGATGATTGGTTCATGTAATGGCCTTATTTGCATCTCTCTTAAATTCGTTGAATTATTAGTAACTAATCCTTCCACTCGAGAGGTTAGAAAATTGCCAATGCCTCCTTACAATTACAGGGGAAAAGTATGTTGGGGTTTTGGTTATGATTCTTGTACGGATGATTACAAGGTTGTTGTCGGCTTTGAGGAATCCAAGCATCATATGCGCTTTCAAGTGTTATCTTTAAAATCAAATCAATGGAAATCTTTAAAACCAACTAAATGGAAATTCGTTGAAGACCGGGATCATATAAATtacaatactaatacttatgattgtACTGGTTTTTTGTACAATGGGGCGCTTCATTGGTTTATGGATGATGatacaaagaagaagaagaagaagaaagttatTCTTTCTTTTGATTTATCTCTAGAAAAATTCAAAGAAATCCCCTTACCTAATGACAggaaatatgtgtatgatggtcgAAACATAATAGGGGTGTTTGAAGAACGTCTATGCATATGCATATCCAAATGGTATGATTGTTTTGCTAGTTATGACCTCCAAACGTGGGTGATGAAAAGCTGTAATGGTTGGCATACAATATGGGTGATGAAAAACGATAATTGTTGGGAACGGCTCCCACGTGATTACGAAGGCAATAAGTATGGTTCTGTCACTCCTGCATACAAGCTGGATTTCATTCAAGACAACACTTGGCATTTATGTAATGATAAAAAAGGTAAAATAGATCTGTCTTTGAAGAGTTGGTATCATATTGCTTTCCCTATATTTGTCAAGTCACTTGTTTCTcccttagaaaaaaaaaaaaaaaaaaaaaaagaataa
- the LOC139887745 gene encoding adagio protein 1-like, translating to MKVEEDWVQVWKIKTTGEPNKILSRLTPRDIASVGSVCRRFYEVAKNEDFWRMVCQNACGSETTRVLETVPGSKRLGWGRLARELTTLEAAAWRKLTVGGAVEPSRCNFSACAVGNRVVLFGGEGVNMQPMNDTSVLDLSCTKPEWQHVKVGSPPPGRWGHTLSCVNGSNLVVFGGCGTQGLLTIKKRAINCHHKDTCHL from the exons ATGAAGGTCGAAGAAGACTGGGTTCAAGTCTGGAAGATAAAAACTACGGGCGAACCAAACAAG ATTCTTTCACGGTTGACTCCTCGAGATATTGCGTCTGTAGGTTCAGTTTGCAGGCGGTTTTATGAGGTGGCGAAAAACGAGGACTTTTGGAGAATGGTGTGTCAAAATGCGTGCGGTAGTGAAACGACTAGGGTTCTTGAAACGGTCCCGGGGTCTAAGAGATTGGGATGGGGTCGGTTAGCTAGAGAGTTGACCACTCTTGAAGCGGCTGCATGGCGGAAGCTAACCGTCGGCGGTGCTGTTGAGCCGTCTCGGTGTAATTTCAGTGCATGTGCTGTCGGGAACCGCGTGGTTCTTTTTGGCGGTGAGGGTGTCAATATGCAACCAATGAATGACACTTCTGTACTGGACTTAAGTTGTACTAAACCCGAGTGGCAACATGTGAAAGTGGGCTCACCGCCACCTGGTCGTTGGGGCCATACACTTTCGTGTGTTAACGGTTCTAATTTAGTTGTGTTTGGAGGATGTGGGACCCAAGGGTTACTAACAATAAAGAAACGAGCAATCAATTGTCATCACAAAGATACTTGTCATTTGTAA
- the LOC139887746 gene encoding uncharacterized protein — MAGDEAESSTTSPIDITSPYFLTPADQPGQNFVGDNLLRDGNYSDWKSEMTNALFAKNKFGFVDGSMPMPSKESKYLVIWQRCNAMVRGWLVSSMVQEIKNSVKYALIAKDIWDDLKERFDKENAPRAYEL; from the coding sequence ATGGCAGGCGATGAAGCAGAAAGTAGTACAACATCACCAATCGACATTACCTCTCCTTACTTCTTAACCCCAGCCGATCAACCAGGGCAAAATTTCGTTGGCGATAATCTTCTTCGTGATGGAAATTACAGTGATTGGAAAAGCGAGATGACAAACGCCTTGTTTGCCAAGAATAAATTTGGATTCGTTGATGGTTCAATGCCTATGCCGAGTAAAGAATCTAAATATTTGGTTATATGGCAAAGGTGTAATGCCATGGTCAGGGGTTGGTTGGTGAGTTCAATGGTTCAAGAAATTAAAAATAGCGTTAAGTATGCACTTATAGCGAAAGATATCTGGGATGATCTCAAAGAAAGGTTTGACAAGGAGAATGCTCCAAGAGCCTATGAATTGTGA